In Archangium violaceum, the following are encoded in one genomic region:
- a CDS encoding ATP-dependent helicase HrpA, whose protein sequence is MAPEAAASKEPMKERTSGVDWAAVLRRTFDFDVFACVRCGGRRRVLAYMKEAGGVRAILKHLGLPTAGARLAPARGPPQASWC, encoded by the coding sequence GTGGCGCCTGAGGCAGCGGCCAGCAAGGAGCCGATGAAGGAGAGGACGTCGGGAGTGGACTGGGCGGCGGTGCTCAGGAGGACATTCGACTTCGACGTATTCGCCTGCGTGAGGTGTGGAGGCAGGCGGCGGGTGTTGGCGTACATGAAGGAGGCGGGAGGCGTGCGCGCGATTCTGAAGCACCTGGGCCTGCCCACGGCAGGTGCGCGCCTGGCCCCGGCGCGAGGGCCACCCCAGGCCTCGTGGTGTTGA
- a CDS encoding tetratricopeptide repeat protein, which produces MTDHLEYLAKRVLETGGAETERAFRDALRHISDPAVLRVLAGKFYAEPEVSVPTYERLLELMPKDVLTRVELGFIYFLMGEDGEARRQLGMAQALDPEHVQVLTLAAALAREPAEKVRLYRRILQKEPLNEIARGKLREMGETP; this is translated from the coding sequence ATGACGGACCATCTCGAATATCTGGCGAAGCGAGTGCTGGAGACAGGAGGAGCAGAGACAGAGCGGGCCTTCCGCGATGCGCTCCGTCACATCTCCGACCCTGCTGTGCTCCGGGTGCTTGCAGGAAAGTTCTACGCTGAGCCCGAGGTATCGGTGCCCACCTATGAACGACTCCTGGAGCTGATGCCCAAGGACGTGCTCACACGGGTTGAACTCGGATTCATCTATTTCCTCATGGGAGAAGACGGCGAGGCGCGTCGGCAGCTCGGCATGGCCCAGGCGTTGGACCCGGAGCACGTGCAGGTTCTCACCTTGGCGGCAGCGTTGGCACGTGAGCCAGCCGAGAAGGTGCGGCTCTACCGCCGCATTCTCCAGAAAGAACCGCTGAACGAGATTGCACGCGGCAAGCTTCGTGAGATGGGGGAAACGCCGTAG